Proteins encoded together in one Shewanella oneidensis MR-1 window:
- a CDS encoding phage protein, translated as MLINNENKTEQLAALVAQAGGARKAEQLIESVRGAAPSKSAIDRAIKGGGTEYNIKCMIDDLTIALSNLQNESGL; from the coding sequence GTGCTAATCAATAATGAAAATAAAACCGAGCAACTAGCCGCGCTGGTTGCTCAAGCTGGCGGGGCTCGCAAAGCCGAACAGCTGATTGAATCAGTTCGCGGTGCCGCCCCAAGTAAGTCAGCAATTGACCGCGCCATCAAAGGCGGTGGCACTGAGTACAACATCAAGTGCATGATTGACGACTTAACCATTGCTTTATCAAACCTTCAAAATGAAAGCGGATTGTAA